The sequence ttttgGCGATAGCAAGAACCTGATATCTACGTCACGTACCTTAAATTTATCCGCGGTTGATTTCAAAGACGGAGGCTTTCCTCGCTTTCAGTATGAGAGGATGCTAATGAACAGATGATTATTCGAATATGGCACCCGCCTTGTCTACCTTTGTGCTTTTATTAAAGTACTAAACTTTTACTCAATACACCCACCCCAAATAATGTTCGTTGGCCCAGAGGATTGGGTTTTGGTTGGCCCATCTATAATTGAAATCGTGAACTTCATCATTTGTGTTCCAAATTCCTATAactttatgaaattaaaatgGTACCTCAGAAGAAAGTGTTACTGAGAAAAACTAACATCATATTCGGACGTTCTAAAAGTTCCCTAAGACCAGTAGAAAAGAGTCAAAATGTGTGGCTAGAAAgtcaaaaggaaaaaccaaGAAAAGTTTGAGAGCCAAATAAGCAGGACAAGGAATTAAGCCCAAGTCCCCCAACCACTGAAGTAGTTTGGAATTGGAATAGCGAAGTTTGAATTGAATAGGGGTACCCATGACGAGCTCTTCAGTTAGTTGACAGCTGAATGAGTTGATATACTCATAAAAGCTTGTGACTTGTAAGCGATAAACCCCAAAAGAACAGAGAACCAATAGGGCGGTAAATTGACATTCATTTCACATTATCACATATGCCCATGCCTACGTTAACCCACttgtattaaatattaatcGTTAGTTGATTGCtcattgtttccttttcaatgCTCACGATTATTTtacatgcaaaaaaaaaaaaaaaaaaaaaaaattatgagcGAAGGAATGTGCCAAGTGTTAATGTAAGGGTCGGTTCTGGTATTAGTTAATGTATTAAATGCTCCTACCAATATATCTACCAAAACCCATTAATTGTTGGATAGAAGATAGCTGTATAGATCAAGTTCTTTCTATATCATCTTTCTTGCTTCATGTTGGAATTTGGGTTCGTTTCAGATTCAAACTCTCGTGCAGAAATGGAAAGCAGGAAATAATTTTATTGTGAGACCAAAAGATTTTAGTTAGTTAAGGTCCCTTGCTTGAGGCTCTTTTTGCATGggaaatttttcttctttgtaacCGGTCAGTCAAACTCACACAATTCtcatttcttcattcacatCTTTGTTTCCTCATCTTCCTTCATAAACACAGGCAGCAAGCTCTTCTGGGTTGTTTCTAATATCAGAATTCATTGCTTCAGAACCTCTATTTTTTGAAGGACTAATTGGATCATTTCAAGCTAGATAAGCTAAGCTAAGCTAGCTTGCTAGAAATTAACAATGGCACatgaaacagaaaaaacaTGGAACTCAGCAGCAGGTCATTCTACGATGGAGATAGAGGCAAGCAAACCCTCAGGGCATGGGGTTGTAGCTAGTGGGTTGAGCCCTCTGAGTGAGACTTTGTGGAGGGAGAAGGCCAGTCTTGAAATTGTAGGGGATGTTTCTGCCAGGCTCACTTGGAAGGATCTGACGGTGACGGTGACTCTGAGCAACGGTGAGACACAGAAGGTGTTGGAGGGTCTAACTGGTTATGCTGAGCCTGGAACCTTCACAGCTCTCATGGGTCCTTCTGGTTCTGGCAAATCAACTTTACTTGATGCTCTCTCTAGTCGCTTGGCGGCCAATGCTTTCCTCTCTGGCACCATCCTTCTCAATGGCCGCAAAAGAAAGCTCTCTTTTGGCACGGCTGTGAGTAATAatctctgtttctttttttgtttttaattatgtttttttgtgaATTGTTCTCAGCAccatttttttcacttgattTTGGGATCGtttatttcaaatttgtaTTATGTTTGATCAAGCTAGGTAGGCAGGCTATAATTGTACATGTAACATATTGACGTTGTTTGCATGGATGTTTTGCAAATTAATCAGGCCTATGTGACCCAAGATGACAATTTGATTGGAACCTTGACGGTACGAGAAACCATTTCGTATTCAGCTAGATTAAGGCTGCCCGATAAGATGCCTTGGTCAAAAAAGAGAGCGCTGATTGAGAGTACAATCATAGAGATGGGTTTGCAGGATTGCGCAGACACAGTTATTGGAAATTGGCATTTGCGTGGGATCAGTgggggagagaagagaagggtCAGCATTGCTCTTGAAATCTTGATGAGGCCTAGACTGCTCTTCCTTGATGAGCCAACCAGTGGACTTGATAGGTATATATGGTCTTGTTTTCATTCTGTCTGGTTCTTGTCTTTATGTTGTTATTGAAATTGAATGTTCTTGTGAGTTTAACTTCCACTTCTATTAAGAAAAATGTATGACTTCTAGTGatcatttggtttttttgtggCAGTGCTTCGGCATTTTTCGTTACTCAGACACTACGTGCCCTAGCACGAGATGGAAGGACTGTCATAGCCTCAATTCACCAGCCAAGTAGTGAAGTCTTTGAACTATTTGATCAATTGTACTTGCTTTCTAGTGGCAAAACTGTTTATTTTGGTCAGGCGTCGGATGCATACGAGGCAAGAACCCTTAGTCTTTGcgttatatacatatattagtTGATTTGATGTAAATATAATGGAGCCCTTACGTTCATTGATTGGTGTTTTCAGTTCTTTGCACAAGCCGGATTTCCCTGCCCTGCTTTGAGGAACCCTTCTGATCATTTTCTTAGATGCGTTAACTCTGACTTCGATAAAGTAAAGGCCACATTGAAAGGGTCCATGAAACTCAGGGTATGTTTagaaactttttcttttatatctCTGTGTTATGTAACTTCAAATGTTATTGTTAAACAATTGATAGTGGTTATACCTTCATACATACCGTCCATCCTATGATAAAGTAATAATCATACTATTCCTATGAAGGGAAATACTTAAAACTTAAAAGGAACAATCTaacctcttttttcttgtgtAATTGGTGGTAAAATTATCGGTTTGGTGTTTTTGCTGTCCTCTTTTTGCACTTTGAAGCAGTAATTTTGAACTCTGATAAAATCCAAAACGTGTCTTTTGTCATTATCAGTTTGAGGCAAGTGATGATCCTCTGGAGAAGATTACCACCGCTGAAGCTATAAGAGTTCTTATAGACTCCTATCGGACTTCTCAATACTCTTATGCAGCTAGAGAAAAAGTTGAGGAGATATCCAAAGTTGTAAGTGTTTATATAAAGTGGGATGTATTGAATAATTCTTCATTTATCCAATTACTTATTGGTAACGGAGTTTAACaacaatataaattttttccCCATATGATGCAGAAAGGAACGGTGCTAGATTCTGGAGGAAGTCAGGCTAGTTTCTTGATGCAGTCCTTCA comes from Prunus dulcis chromosome 6, ALMONDv2, whole genome shotgun sequence and encodes:
- the LOC117632532 gene encoding ABC transporter G family member 11-like, which codes for MAHETEKTWNSAAGHSTMEIEASKPSGHGVVASGLSPLSETLWREKASLEIVGDVSARLTWKDLTVTVTLSNGETQKVLEGLTGYAEPGTFTALMGPSGSGKSTLLDALSSRLAANAFLSGTILLNGRKRKLSFGTAAYVTQDDNLIGTLTVRETISYSARLRLPDKMPWSKKRALIESTIIEMGLQDCADTVIGNWHLRGISGGEKRRVSIALEILMRPRLLFLDEPTSGLDSASAFFVTQTLRALARDGRTVIASIHQPSSEVFELFDQLYLLSSGKTVYFGQASDAYEFFAQAGFPCPALRNPSDHFLRCVNSDFDKVKATLKGSMKLRFEASDDPLEKITTAEAIRVLIDSYRTSQYSYAAREKVEEISKVKGTVLDSGGSQASFLMQSFTLSKRSFINMSRDFGYYWLRLVIYIVVTICIGTIYLNVGTGYSSILARGSCASFVFGFVTFMSIGGFPSFVEDMKVFQRERLNGHYGVTAFVISNTLSAMPFLILITFLAGTVCYYMVRLHPGFKHYLFFVLCLYASVTVVESLMMAIASIVPNFLMGIIIGAGIQGIFMLVSGYFRLPNDIPKPVWRYPMSYISFHYWALQGQYQNDLSGLVFDNQSPDLPKIPGEYILENVFQIDTTRSKWIDLSVILSMTVVYRIIFFIMIKFSEDVTPWIRGYMARRRMQQKNGNQNTTVAPDGLTQSPSLRTYATGGR